In the genome of Candidatus Binataceae bacterium, the window CGCTCCGCCCTGAATAATTTTCATTTCCTTGCTTTGCGTCTCAAGATCTCCCCGGAATTCCCGAAGCGGACCGTGTACCACGACTCCTGCTACTACGGCCGTTACAACGACGTATTTGACGAGCCGCGCACGGTGCTCGGCCACGCGGGCGCCCAGGTTCACGAGATGGAACGCCACCGTAAATTCGGGATGTGCTGCGGTGCCGGCGGTGGGCGAATGTGGCTGGAGGAAGATCCGGACAAAAGGGTGAATCTGCTCCGCACCGAGCAGGCGCTTCAGACCGCCCCGGAGGTCATTGCGGTCTCCTGCCCCTTTTGTATGACGATGCTCGGCGACGGCATCAAGGCCAAACAGCTGGAGGAGAAGGTCCAGACCCTCGACGTGATGGAAGTCGTCGACGCGGTCACCCGGAGCCGCGATGCGGAGTCCTGAAGAGACCCGCTGTGCAAGAACCGCACGTTCCACAGCGCCCCGGACAGCGAATGCGATCGCCGACTCGACCGGGTCGCAAGCAGGTGAGCCGTTGGGGAGGCGCGGTTAGCCGCCCCAGCCGTACCATCGCACCTGCCAGGTGAAGAACACGACCAGCGCGATCGAAAGCGCGATCAGGATCTTGCTCAACTGATCGAGCCTGCGCGGCGCGCCGAGCGCGATCAGCGTCAGCAGGAAGGGATAGACCTGCACGTAGTAGCGCGGGCCCAGTTGCGCGAAGCCGCTCGCGTAAACCAGCAGGCTCGGGCCGCTGCTGAGCGCCGCCGCCGCGAGGATCAACGCGGGCAGCGGCTTGAGAAAGCTCGGCCTTAGCGCCAGCACGAAAGCCGGACTCGTCAGGATGAGCGCCTGTCCCATGAACTCGGGATGAATCCACGGAAACTTGTCGCTGTAGCCCGGCGCCATGAAGAGCAGCGTGTAAAGGTTGTAAGGCAGGTCGCGCAGAGCGAACGGGCCGCCCGGCCGGGCGAAGCGGTAGCGGTCCTGCGCATACCACAGCCAGAGCGCGATATCGTTGGGCGTGCCGAACCGGACCTCGTTGTACGCGACATAGAGCAGCGCCGCGCCGGCGAACCCCGGCAGCATCCACAGAAGCTCGCGCATCCGCCGCCCGCGCGCCGCCAGCATCAGCACGTACATCGGCCACGCCATCACCAGGTCGTAGCGCGCGAGCGCCGCCAGCGCCGCCAGTACGCCGACGGTCCACGGCCGCGCCTCGCCGAACACCTCGCCCAGCGCCGCCAGCGTGAACGGCACCGAAGCGACCAGCGCGAAGTTCCACGAACCGCCAAGCGTCGATTCGAACCAGAAGGTCGTGCCGACGCCAAAGAAGAGCACGAGCCATACCCTCGCCGCGCGCGCGACGCCGATATTTCCCATCAGCCGCCACCAGAGCGCAATCGAGATCGCGCCCAGCACCGCCGCCATCGCGGTCTGGTTGGCCGCTTCGCCCCAAATCGCCGCCGCCGGGAGCATCAGGATTCCCGAAAGCACCGGGTGCACGATGTAGCTGCGGCCGCCGACGACGACGTGTTCCATGTAGCTCGGCGCATCGACCCACGTAAGGCCGTGGAGCAACGCCACCGCCAGACGCACGTGTTCGTTGTATGGCGTGGGCGGCGAAATCGTCACCGCGTAAAAAGCGAGGAACATCACGCCCACGCCGAACACGCACCATCCGTCGGCCGCGAGCAGACGATCGAGCACGCTCAAGCGGCCCGCGGCGGCGCCTTGCCCTGCGGCCACAAGCTCGGCGGCCAGTGCGCCGAGTGCGAGCGCGAGAGCGGTTACCACCAGCGCGTTTGGCGGTTCGTGCTTAAGCCACGGGACGAGCAGGATGTCGGCGAGCGCGATCAGCGCGGCCGCGACGAAGAACCATCGCGCCGCGTTCGGCCCGCCCGACGCTTGCGTATCGATCGCGGCGGTCTGCGACTCTTCGAGAGGACTGACCGAGAGGGCATCCATCCGTTCCACGCCGGGCGGCTCGTCCATCATGCACCCGCAAAGCCGCCGCGTACGCCGGGTTTCATTTCTGCAGATCGGCGAGAAACTCGAGCATCGCGCGATTGACCTCTTCGGGTTTCTCCTGCTGCGTCCAATGTCCCGAGCCTTCGATAAGGACGGTCTTGCGCAGGTTGGGCACCCACGCCTGCATCCCGTGCGCCATCTCTGGGCGCAGCACGATATCCAGTTCCGCGGTGATCATCAGCGCGGGCTGGCTTACCTGCGCGGGCAGGCTGGCCGCCTCCTCCCAGTTGCGATCGATGTTGCGGTACCAGTTGAGCGGTTTGCGAAAGCCGGTTTTTTCGAAGGCGCGGACGAAAATCTCGAAATCTTCGTCGCTGAGAAACCTGCCGTGCGGGAGATCCGGCAGATGGTCGAGCAGGCCGCCGCCGTGCGCTCCCAGCACGCCCGAGGGCAGCTTGCGCAGCTCGGCGAACGTCTCGCCCTTGACCAGTTCGCCACCCTGGTAGAACGAGCGCAGGCTGCGGCGAACGTCACGGCCGAGTTCTTCCTCGGCCACGCCCGGTTCCTGGAAATAGACCATGTAGTTGAAATTGCCGCCGGCCATCGCGCGGATTAGATCCATCGGTTTGATCGGAGTGTGCGGAAAGAAGGGCGTGTTGAGCGCGATCACGCGTTCGATTCGCGCCGGCGCCATCAGCGCCGCGTTCCACGCCACCGCGCCGCCCCAGTCATGGCCGACGACGACGCACTTTTCGATCCCCATCGCGTCGAGCATCCCGACGAGGTCGGCGACTATCTCGCGCTGCGTGTACGCCTCGATCGCGTCGGGACCGCCGGTGTCGCCGTAGCCGCGCTGGTCGGGCGCGATCGCGCGCAGACCGGCGCTCGCGAGCGCGCGCATCTGATGGCGCCACGAGTACCATAGCTCCGGAAATCCGTGGTACAGCACGACCGGATAACCCTCTCCGGCCTCGGCGACGTGCATCCGGAGCCCGTTGGTGGCGACGAAGCGATGGGTGAACTCGCTCATGGGCGTAACCTCGCAAAACGTGTGACGCTCGCTTTCAAGCGGGCGCCAAGCGCTTTCCAAGGCTAGCACGCGGACCATCCCGCGGCATCGCCGGGCTTTGACTTATCCGCGGCGGGTGATCGACGATGGCCGGGCCTTGGCCGCGCGGCGCGAGGCAAATTCAGATCACCGAGGACAAGCCGATGGCGTTTACCGTGCAGCCGGAGAGCTTCCGCTTCGAGAACGAATTCCGCAGCGGCGTCGATGGCAAGCGCGTGCTGATCACCGGCGCGGGCAAGGACGGCGGGCTTGGCCAGGCCTTCGGACTGGCGGCCGGTCTAAATGGGGCCGCCAGCGTGGGCGTGCATTTCCATAGCAGCTATTCCGACGGCTTCGACCTGGTCAATGCGCTGCGCGACCTTGGCGTCAA includes:
- a CDS encoding (Fe-S)-binding protein, giving the protein RSALNNFHFLALRLKISPEFPKRTVYHDSCYYGRYNDVFDEPRTVLGHAGAQVHEMERHRKFGMCCGAGGGRMWLEEDPDKRVNLLRTEQALQTAPEVIAVSCPFCMTMLGDGIKAKQLEEKVQTLDVMEVVDAVTRSRDAES
- a CDS encoding alpha/beta fold hydrolase, giving the protein MSEFTHRFVATNGLRMHVAEAGEGYPVVLYHGFPELWYSWRHQMRALASAGLRAIAPDQRGYGDTGGPDAIEAYTQREIVADLVGMLDAMGIEKCVVVGHDWGGAVAWNAALMAPARIERVIALNTPFFPHTPIKPMDLIRAMAGGNFNYMVYFQEPGVAEEELGRDVRRSLRSFYQGGELVKGETFAELRKLPSGVLGAHGGGLLDHLPDLPHGRFLSDEDFEIFVRAFEKTGFRKPLNWYRNIDRNWEEAASLPAQVSQPALMITAELDIVLRPEMAHGMQAWVPNLRKTVLIEGSGHWTQQEKPEEVNRAMLEFLADLQK